ACGTCGAGGAGACGGTCGTCGATGACGACGACGAGTTCATCCTCCACCCCGGCGACTTCGTGCTGGGGACGACCTACGAGCGCGTCGAGATCCCCGACGACCTCATCGCCCACGTCGAGGGGCGCTCGTCGCTTGGCCGTCTGGCGATCGTGGTCCACGCCACTGCCGGTCTGGCGGACCCCGGGTACCAGGGCCAGATCACCCTCGAACTGTCGAATCTCGGGACCGCGCCCGTGGCCCTCTCCCCGGGGATGCGCATCTCGCAGCTGACCTTTACGGAACTGAAGACGCCGGCCGATCGGCCATACGGCGAGGAGCGCGGCTCGAAGTACCAGGGTCAGAAGGGGCCACAGGCGAGCAAGATACAGGGGGATCGCGAGTTCGGAGGCGATCAGTGATGCGGTTCATCGAGGAGGTCGTCGTCGAGGAGTTCCTGCCGACGTTCCGGTCGCTGCTGGCCGAGGCGCTCCGGGAGCGAGACCTCACCCAGTCGGAGGTCGCCGAGTTGCTCGGGATCAGCCAGAGCGCCGTCTCGAAGTACGTCCACGGGAACGTCGACCGCAACGAGGCGTTGCTCGACCACCGCGGACTCGCCGAACTCGTCGAGCGGCTGGCCGACGGGCTGGCGGCCGGCGAGACGACCTCGGTCCAGGCGCTGGTCGAGACGGAGGTGTTCATCCGTGAACTCGAACGCGGCGGGCTGTTGGCCCAACTGCACGAACAGCGGGTGCCGGAGTTGGCCGAGTACGAGGGGGAGTTCGCCGTCCACGACCCCGATTCGACGCTACGGGCGGCCGAACAGGCGCTCTCGTCGGTCCGGCGGGGGCTCCAGGTCTTAGAGAACACGAGCGGGTTCGCGACGCTGATCCCCGCGGTGGGGTCGAACCTCGTCGAAGCGTTGCCCGACGGCGACAGCATCGAGGACGTCGCCGCCGTCCCGGGACGGATTCTCGACGTGAAAGGGCGGGCGACGATCCCGGCCGATCCGGAGTTCGGCGTCAGCGAACACGTCGCGTCGGTGTTGCTGGCGGCCCGCGCGGCCGGCAGCGACGCGCGAGCGGCCCTGAACGTCCGCTACGACGAGTCGATCGTGACGGCGCTTTCCGAGGCCGGCTACACGACCGCCGAGTTCGACGCCGAGGCCAGCGTCGAGACCGGCGTCGCCGAGGCGCTGGCCGAGACGCCCGACGCCGACGTGCTCTACCAGACCGGCGGGATGGGCGTCGAGCCGGTCGTCTACGTGCTCGGTCCCGACGCCGGGACCGTCGCCGAGCGCACACGTGAGCTGCTGTGACCGACGTTCGGTCGTTTTACGGGCGGTGGGCGCGCCTCTACGACGCCCTCGCCTCGCTCCCCTTCGTCGGCTCCTGGCGTGCGAGGGCCGTGGAATCACTGGACCTGTCGGCCGGGGACACCGTCGTCGAGATGGGCTGTGGCACCGGCGCGAACGTCCCGTCCCTCCGGAAGCAGGTCGGCCCGGGGGGGACGGTCGTCGGCGTCGACCTCACGCGGGGGATGCTCGACCGGGCCGGCCGGCACCCCGACCGGGCCGGCGACGGCGTCCACTACGTCCAGGGTGACGCCGCGCACCCGCCGATCCGGGACGCCGACGCGGTGCTCGCGACGTTCGTCGCCGGCCTGTTCCCCGACCCCGAACCAGTCGTCGACCGGTGGTGTGACGCGGTCGGTCCCGGCGGTCGGATCGCGCTGTTGAACTTCCAGCGCAGCGACGCGACCGTCGCGCTCCCGCTGAACGTCGTCTTCGAGGGGTTCGTCCGACTCTCCTCGCCGGGGAGCCGGCTGGCGCGGGACTCGCAGGCGACGGCCTTCGAGCGGCGAGTTCGGGCCGCACGCCGACGACTCACCGAACGGACCGTCGACCGCCGGTACGAGACGCTGGCCGGCGGCTATCTTGGACTGCTGTCGGGTACTGTCGCCTGACGCTCAGTCGCTCGTCCCCGGCGACGCGGCGTCCGCGGTTCCCGGCGTCGGTTCTCGTTCGAGCCGATAGACGAGACAACCGACGAGCGAGAGGAGACAACCGTACAAGACCGGCGTTCCGAGCGTGAATACGGGACGGAGCGTTACCGTGATCTGCGTGACGGTCTCGGGAGCCAGCGGGAGGAGGTCGACCAACCGCGGGACGGCGTTGAACGACAGCGAGAGTGTCGCGAGCAGCGTCCCGCCGACGAACAGCCGGCGGCCCCATCCTCGGGGGAGGTCGTAGAGGAGCACGACCAGCGGGAACGTCAGGTAGACGTAGTACAGGAGCAGCGACGGGAAAAACAGCAGTATCGCGACGAGGGTCCCGTACAGCGCGACCAGCCGGTCGGTCGTGGTTCGAGTGCGCCAGTACAGCGCGGCCACCGCGGGTGCCAGCAGCGCCGCGGCACCGGCGGCGTACCACGTCGGATCGACGGTCGGGAACAGCACCGACAGCGGCCGGCGGAGCGTGACGTAGCTCACTCCCGGGTCGAGGCCGCCGACGAACGCCTGCGTGTCCCGTCGCGCAAGGAGGACGTCGAAGACGTAGGTCCTGTAGGTGGCCGGTCCGAACGCTGCGAGGCCGGCAAGCGAGAGCGCCACTGCCGTCCCGACGGCGGCGACGATGGCCCGCCAGGCACGCCGGTAGAGCAACCAGAGGCCGACGGCCGCCGGGAACACCTTGACGAAGGCCGGCAGCGCGAGCGCGACGCCGGCCAGCCACTCGCGGTCCCGGTCGAGCCAGACGAGTCCGGCCGCGAAGGCGGCCACGAGCAGGTGGTTGACCTGGCCGTAGGCCAGCGACGGGACGGCGTGGACCGACGCGAGGACGAACGCACCCACGAGTAGCCGGTCGCTCCGCGGGACTCGGTAGCCCATCGACTCGACGTACCCGGCCAGCAGGCGCGTCAGCCAGCCGCTGGCGGCGACCGTCAGCACTGTCGTGATCGCGTAACCGACCGGCCACTCCCCAAGTCGCGCGAGCGGAACGAACGCCAGTACCGTCACCGGCGGGTAGAGATAGTGGAACCGGCTGGAGGGTGGCGTCACCGCGTAGAAATCTCGGCCGGCCAGGACCGCCCGCGCGGCGGCGTCGTACACCCGGTAGTTCAGTCCGATCTTGACCGGCCAGGCCAGCACGTAGTAGAGGCCCAATCCGGCACCCAGAAGGACGGCGCTCCCGAGGACGAGCCAGACATCGCGGCGAGTGGTAGAGAGGGACATGGACAGTCGGGGACGACCGGCGTGGTGTCCCGTCAAACCCGGTAGCGATCGGCGTGTCGCGGGCAGAACTCGGGGTCGTCGAGTTGTGCGGCCACGACACCGGGCTGTCGATGGGCGTTGTGGAGGCGACAGCCTGACTCGTCACAGAACGCCTCGCCGGTCGACAGGTAGTGGGCTGCTTGCAGGACGTATCCCTTCAGTGCATCGGTCGTCCGTGGATCGTCGGCGACCAGGAACTCGCCGTCGACCGCCGACTCCAGCACCTCTCGGGGTGGCGCGTCGCCCGAGACCATCGCGTGTTGCTGTTTCTCCTTGTAGTACTGCTCGGGTTTCGCGGGCGCCTCGTACAGTCCCGGGACGGAGACCACTCCCGGTTGTCCGAGTACGTTGACGCGTTTGTGCCACCGGCCGTCGTGGTCGCCCCAGGTTCCGACCACGCGGTCGAGCACCGGGATATGGAGGTGATCGAGCGTCCGCTCGTCGGCCGGTACCCGTTCGTACAGCGCGCGCTGGACCGCCAGGCCGTCGTAGATGACGCCGCCGCCCCGCTCGGGGTCTTCCAGGGCACGCTCCTCGTAGCGGACGATTCCCAGCATCGTGTTTCCCGTCGCGCGGTCGTAGGGGTCCAGCACACGTGCGTCGGCGAACGTCTCGGCGAGCCCGTCGTCGCCGTACAGCGAACAGAACCGGTCCCTGACCCGGACGGTCGCGTCGATCCGATCGTCGAGCCAGTCGCCGACGGCCTCGACGTCGGCGGCGGTCGTCGGCGCCCGGTAGAGTGTGACCCGTTTCATATTACAGTTGTACAACTCGGTGGTACTTCGATCCGACGGTCCCGAACGTCGTGGCGTCGATCAGGACGGGTCAGCTATCGACGGGAGACCCCCGACGGCTCCGGACCTACGCCTCGGCCTCCGGTTCGACTTCGCTCGCGTTCCGTGACTCCTCGACGGCTTTCGTCAGCGAGACGTTGAGCCACGCCATCGAGACGATACCGCCGACCACCGTGACGGCGTTTTTGACCGCGTGGTCGACCACGGCGATCGAGAGCGCCGTCGTCACGCCGACGGGGGTCAGCGGCGCGACGATGATCGTGAACGCGCCCTCGTAGAGCCCCACGCCGCCCGGCGTAAGCGGGAGTACCTTGGCGAGGTTGCCGACGCTGACCGCGAAGAAGCCGACGGCGATCAGCGACGGCGTCAGCGACTGGCCGAAGGCACGGAACACGACGAGCGCCGTGAGCACGTCCAGCGACCAGATGAGGAGGCTACCGAGGCCGACACGGACGAACGCCGCCCCGTCGGCGGTCACCGTCTGGATGTCGGCGACGAACCCCTCGATGACGCCGGCGACGTAGTCGGCGTAGGAGTCGTCGCTGAGTCGCCCCACCCCGGCACGGACGAAGTTCCGGTCGGTGCGGGCGCTGGCGACGATGGCCGCGACCGCGCCGATGGCCGCGAGTCCGACCGCCGCCGCCACGACGACGGCCGTCTGGCCGCTGCTGGCCGTGTCACCGCCGACGGCGTCGCCGGCCAGCGCGGCGAAGAGTGTGTCGGCCGACCCGGTGACCGCCAACCCGATCAGCACCACACCGGCAAGCAGCGTGATCGTCAGCAGGTCGAAGACGCGCTCGACGGCCAGCGAGGCGAAGCCGGTAGGGTAGGGGATCGAGCGGCGCGCCTTCACGACGTAGGCCCGGACGGCGTCGCCGGCCCGCGCGGGGAAGACGAGGTTCCCGGTCTGACTGACGAACACCGCACCGGTCAGGAACTCCCAGCGTTCGTGATGCCCCATCGAGTCCAAGATGTCCCGGTACCGGATCCCACGCAGCGGCCACGAGAGGGCGTACACCGCTCCCGAGAGGGCGACGATCGCGGGGTCCGCGTCGGCCATCCGTTCCAGTACCGTCCGGGGGTCGAGATACTGGGTCATCAACAAGAGGGCGACGACGACCAGCAGGGTGCCGGCCCCCAGCGACACCCGGCGGGTGATCCGCGGGCTGACCGACAGCTCCCAGAAGGTCCGCAACACCTGGCTCCCCATCCCGAAGACGTCCCGGACGATGTCGACTTTCGAGTCGCCCTTGGGCGTCCAGTCGACGGGGAACTCCTTGACGCGGAACCCGTTTCGCTGAGCCTTCACGAGCAGTTCCGTGTCCCAGAACCAGTGCTCGTCCTCGACCATCGGCGCGAGCGTCTCCATCGCGTCCCTGTCGAAGGCCTTGAACCCACACTGGTGGTCCTGCAGTTTCGAGCGCAGGACGGCCCGCACCAGCGTGTTGTATCCCAGGCTCGGGACGCCCCGTCTGGCCGGGCGGTCGGCCCGGTTCTCGGGCAGCCAGCGTGACCCCGTCGCGACGTCGTAGGCCCCCGATCGGACGCTCTCGACGAGTTCCTCCAGGTGGCGCATGTCCGTCGCCAGGTCGGTGTCGAAGTAGACGAGCGTCCCGCCGTCGGCCCGCTGGAAGGCGTACTCCAGGGCACCGCCCCGACCGAGTCGCTCGTCGCTGTGGACGTGACGGACGCGGTCGTCCTCGGCGGCCAGACGGCTCGCGATCTCCGGTGTCCGGTCGTCACAGCCGTCCTCGGCGACGATGACTTCGAAGCTGCCGGCCGGCAGGAAGGAGGCGAGCGTCTCCAGTGTGACCGAGACGGTCTCCTCGATGGTGTCCTCCTCGTTGTACGCGGGGAGGACGACGCTCACCTCGATGTCGCTCATTGCAACACGGTAGACGCCACTGGGGCCAAGAGTTTTCTGTTACGATCGCTCGGCAGTCACGAACTTCGAGAGGTCGGCGTCGGCGACGCCATCGACCGACTCGTAAGGACGCTCGACGACGATGTTGCCGGCGGTCTGGGAGCCGATCCCCGGTATGGCCCGGAGTTCGTCCATCGACGCGGCGTTGAGATCCAGCGGGTGCGGGACTCCCGTGACCGATCGGTAGCCGTGGTCGGTAATCGCCACGTCGAGCACCCGGCCGAGTTCGCGCTCGCCGGGGATGGCGACCAACAGCGGGTAGGTCCCGAGTTGGCGGCCGAACGTCTTGCCGTCCTGGTGGTACTCCAGATGGACGTCGGGAAGCACCGTTCCGGGCGGGGCGACCCGCTGGAGCATCGGGTTGTCGATCTCCTCGCGGACCTCGCGTTTGTACTGTTTGAACAGCTTCTTGTGGTCGTTGGCGATGTCCGCGCCGGTCTCGGCCATGTCGGTCCCTTCGAAGGCCATCACCTGGCGGATATTCACTCGACGGAGCATCAGCCCCTCGTCGTAGACCCGCTGGAGGAACCGCTTGTTGTGCTCGAAGGTCTCCCGGCGTTCGCCTTTCAGCCCGTGGACGAGGTTGATCCCCGGCAGCAGTTTCGGGAGGCGAGGGGCTGCGTCCTCGCCGAAGTTCGGTGCTGACCCGTCCGCATCGGTCCGCGGGTCCCCATCCCCACCGGGCCGCCAGCCGGCGACCTCGTTGACCACCTTCACGGCCTCGAAACACTCGTCGGCGGTGACGTTGAGGTTGTTGTCGCTCATCACCTCCGGGTCTGCCGACTCCAGGCCGAACGCGGCCGTGTCGCCGGGCGTGTTGTGCTCGGCGATGATCCGGATCCCCTCCCGGGCCTTCTCGGGCCACTTCACGATGGTGATGGGATTCATGTTGTCCAGATGGAGCGTCTCCAGGTCTGGCGCGACCTCGCGGATGCCCCCGTAGAGCCGACGGAGCGCGTCGGGGTTCGGTGCCTCGCCGTCGCCGCCGTACGCGAGGATGTCGGCCTGTCGGCCCAGACGGAAGTGCTTGACACCGTGGTCCGAGAGGGCGTCGACCTCGTCGACGACGCTCTCGGGCGGGCGGAAGTCCGGGTCGCCGTACATCGGTTCCGTACAGAACGAACAGCGGTACGGACAGCCCCGGGAGGTCTCCATCTCGCAGATGAGGTACTCCGGATGGTTGGGGTGGTGCTCGACGACGAACGCGCCGGCCCGCGCCCAGCGGGTCTCCTCCTCGACGGAGCGGTAGCGGTCGTTGAACCCCTCCAGGCCGGACTCGACGAGGTCGAAGACGGCCGCCTCGACGTCGGCCATCGCCATGAAGTCGAAGTCCAGATCGTCCCTGGCCGTCTCGCTCGCGCCCTCGTTGGCCTCGCCGACGCCGAACCGGACGGGGCCGCCGATGATGGAGGTCCCCTCGGCGGTCCAGGCCAGCTCCCGGACCTCGTCTGGCTCGGCGGGGGTCCCGCCGACGTACTTGCCGGGGACGGTCATCCCGCCGACGTAGACCATGAGGTCGGCCTCCTCGACGGCCTGCCAGCGGCGGCGTTCCTCGCGGAGTTCGTCGATCGTGTGGTAGGTGATCCGCTCGCTCGGGACGCCGGCGTCGACGAGTGCCCCGGCGGCGTACCGGGGATACGTCGAGATGTACGGCGGGACCCCGAAGTGTGCAGGTTCGTCGACGTAGCCGTCGACGATAGTCACGGAGAGCGTCTCGGGGTCGGTCATAGCCCGGGGTTGACGCTCGACGCCTAAAACGGTGTCTGGTCGGCCCGGGCGAGGTCGGCGGCCGCCAGCTCGGCGTTCCGTTCGTTGGCCTTCCAGAGGGCGTCGACGAGGTCCCCGACCACCGGGACCGAACCGACGGCGAAGTCCAGCCCGACGTTCAGCACCATCCGGGCGAGCGTCCGCAGGGAGACGCCAAGCCGAGCGGCTTCGACGACGATGTACAGCGAGAGCAGGGCCGTGACGGTGTCACCGGCGACCGGGACCAGCCCCAGCAGCGCGTCGAGGCCGACGCGGTAGCGGGTCAGCGGGACCCCGACGCTGTCGTCTAGCAGTCGCGCGACCCGCCGGATGCGGGTCAACCCGGGCGGTTCCTGTTCCATACGAGTCCATCGTCGGCGGCGACAATAGCGCTTGGCCCGCTCTCAGTCGTCGGCACTGACCGGCCCCTCGTCGGCCTGGGCGTCCCAGAGGTCCGCGTAGTCGCCGCCGGCGGCCAGGAGGTCGGTGTGTGTCCCCTGCTCGGCGAGTTCCCCGTCGTCGAGCACGACGATGCGGTCGGCGTCCTGGATCGTCGAGAGGCGGTGGGCGATGACGAAGGCCGTCCGGTCCTCGACGAGGCGCTCGATGCTCTCCTGGATGCGCTCCTCGGTCTCGGTGTCGACGTCGCTCGTGGCCTCGTCGAAGATGATGATCTCCGGATCGTTCAACAGCGCGCGGGCGATGGCGACACGCTGGCGCTGGCCCCCCGAGAGTTTGATCCCGCGCTCGCCGATCTGAGTGTCGTAGCCCTCGGGCAGGTCCTCGACGAAGGCGTGAGCCTCCGCGGCCCGGGCAGCCTCCCGGACGCGCTCGCGTGCGGCCTCGTCGCCGTCGGCCTCCCCGTCTAACACTGTCCGGTCGCCGTAGGCGATGTTCTCCGCGACGGTCCCCGAGAAGAGATACGGTTGCTGTTCGACGATGGCGATGTCGTCACGGAGCGACTGGAGCGCGTACTCGCGGACGTCGACCCCGTCGACCCGAACCGCGCCCGAATCCACGTCGTGGAACCTGGGGACGAGTTTCAGCAGCGTCGACTTCCCGGCACCGGTCGGGCCGGCCAGCCCGACGGTCGCGCCCGCCGGGACGGAAAGGGAGACGTTCCGAACGACCGGTCGGTCGTCATCGTAGCCGAAGGTCACGTCCTCGAAGTCGACGCGGCCATCGATGTCGTCGGGTCGATACGGGTCCTCGGGGTCGGTGATCGTCGGGGCCTGTCCCAGCAGGCCGAAGACACGTTCGGCGCTGGACTTGGCGAGTTGGTACTTGTTCGCCGACTTCCCGACCCGGCGCATCGGCGAGTAGAGCCGGCGGAGATAGAGGAAAAAGAGCGCGAAGGTCCCGGTCTGGAGGGCCGCTTCACCGGGCGCGCTCGTGACGAAATCCATCCCGGCGACGTAAAGGATGCCGACGAAGACGACCCCGGTCAGCAGCCGGAGCCCGGCGAAGAAGGCCCGCCGGATGCGCAGCGCGCCGACCTTCTCGTCGTGGTAGGTCTGGCTCTGCTCGGTGACACGCTTGCGCTCGAAGGCATAGCGGTCGAAGGCCTTGATGACCGGCGCGCCGCTGAGGTTGTTTTCCAGGCGAGTGTTGAGCCGCGAAACGGTCCGGCGGATCGACCGGTAGCGGGGTTCGATCCAGGTGAGGAAATAGCCGCTGGCGACGCCGATGATCGGGACCGGGGCCAGCGCGATCAGCGCCAGCGTCGGGGAGTGCCAGTAGAGGACGGCAGCGATCCCGCCGACCGTGGCGACCACGCGGATGAGCTGGCGGAACTCCGTGTTGAGAAACGACTCAAGCCGGTTGATGTCGCTGTTGAGGATCGACATCATCCCGCCGGTCTGGTGGTTGGCGAAGAAGTCCATCGAGAGGTGCTGGAGGTGGTCGTAGGTGTCGTCACGCAGGTCACGCTGGATCTTCTGTGCGGTCGATTGCAGGAGGTACCGCGAGACGAACCGCGTGACAGAACGGATCAGGTACGCCACGGCGGCGATAACGACGAGTCGCTGGAGGAAGGCGACGCGTGCCGCCTCCCCGGTGATGCTGCCGGTCGGGAGCAGCCCGGCCGTCGTCAACAGTCCGGGCTCGCCGCTGTTGAGGATCACCCGATCGATGGCGGCGGCGACGACGATGGGCGGAACGAGCCGGGCAAAGCGGGTACAGAACGCAGCGAGGATCCCAGCGAGCAGCCGGAGCCAGTACGGCGTCGCGTACCCGAAGAGGTTGACCATCGGATGCCCGTCGACGTTCTCGCGGACGCCCTCGAACCCACCGTGGTCCTCAGACATAGCCGTTGTTCCGGCCGCAGGCGGAAATATGCCGCGTTCGGCTCCGACGGGTTACACGTGGATGCAGCCTTCAGTGACCGGTCCGGCGGGAGTGGGCCGTGCGCCGTCGGCGACCCGAGCCGTCGTGACTGCGGCGGCCAGCGAGTCCAACGCGTCGTGGTTGTCGAGGTACTGGCGGCGGTGAGCGCCCACGAGGACGCTACAGTCCGAGATGGCGTCGACGTTGGCCCCACGCCGGTCGCGGGCGCCCTCGACGTTCTTGTACCCCTCGCGGTAACAGCCAAGCCAGCTGAAGGTCGCTGCGGGGTAGACCTCACAGACCCGCGTCGTCGTCTCTCCGGTCTCGTCTTGCATCGGCACGACGGCGGTGTCGGCCCGCTGGGCCAGCCGCCCCAGCACGTCCCGGACGCCGTAGAGGGTCATGCTGCGCGTGCGGTTGGTGTACGGACAGAGCGCCCCACGGCGGAGGTCGGTCTCCCGCCGGACGTCGCGTTTCTCGACGGCCATCTCGGCGGTCCGGCGACAGCGCTGGGAGAACGACCGCGGGTCGTTGGGACCCTCCGAGCCGCCGAGCCACTCCAACAGGCCCGTCCAACTGCCCCCACACTGGGCGTCTAACACCGTCTGGGGGAGGCTGAACGGGAAGTCCATCCCGACCGTCCCGATATCGTCGTCGGTGATCCGCTCGCGGAGGCCGGCGTGTGCGGCTTCGCGGTCGCTGCCCCAGCGGTCGCTCGCGCGGTAGCACTCGTCGACACGAAGCCCTCGCGGGGTGGGCGTCGCCTCGGTGACCCAGAGCGCGTCGCCGGCCGCGCTCGCGCCGCTGAAGTCGACCCCCAGTACGCCCTCGTTCATACCCACACGTTCACCGGCAGTGCCATGAACCTTCGGACCCGGTGTGGCGTCGGGGTGGATACCCGTCCGAAAGCGGTTTGTCCCCGACGAACCAACGAATCGGTATGCCCGCCACGATGGAAGTCGTCTGTACGGACGACGACTGCGAACTCGACATGTTCGAGCTGCATTACACGTACGATATGCCGGAGGATGTCGGGCTCGCCGACTTCGCCTGCCCGTACTGCGGGGGGGTCGACTGTCTCGAGGCGATCGAGCTATGATCCGCGAGCTCGGCGAAACCCTCGAAAACGCCGTCTTCGAGAACGTCGGCCGCGCCTCCTCGCGCGTCCAGGAGCGCAAGCCCCTGCCGGCGGATCTCCTGGAGTCCGACGACGCCTACCTCGTGGTGTTCGACGCACCGGGCGCGACCGCCTCCGACGTTCAGGTCCGATACGTCGACGACCGGGTGGAGGTCCGGATCGATCGGTTCCGTGACTTCCACGACGGGTTCGACATGCTGTTTCCCGGTCGCGGGCTGTCCCTGGACGGCTCGCTCACGCTGCCGGCCGACGCGGTCGTCGACGCCGAGGCCGCGACCGCGACGCTGAAAGCCGACGGGACGCTGCAGGTGACAGTCCCGAAAGTCGAAGCGGAAGACACCGCTCCCGAAGACGAGGAAGGAGCGACCGACGACCACGATTCCGACGAGGGCGACGACGGCGACGCCTGACCGGCCTCACCAGTCCCGCGTCGGGTCACCCAGCGGGTCGAACGCCTCGTCGCCGTCGAAGCGGGTCGGATCAGCCCGCGTGGCGAACTGTTCCGGGAGTGGCGACGCCGTTCCCAGAACGACGCTGGCGACGTGGTCGCCGACGGCCGGTGCCCACATCAGCCCGTGACCGTGCCACCCTGTCGCGACGGAACAGCCCTCGGCCACGGCACCGACCAGCGGATCGCGGTCCGGCGTCGCCGTACAGATCCCGGCCCACGACCGTGTCGCTGTCGGGGAGAGCGTCGTCGCGTCCGCAACCCGTTCGAGCGCGCCCGAGACGAACGACGGGTCCGCGTCGGGGTTCCAGTCTTCGGGGGTGGCCGCGTGTGCGCCGTCACCGACCAGCAGGCTCTCCGCCTGTGGCCGCCAGTAGAACTCCGCGGTCGCGTCGTACAGCGCGGGCAGCGTCGCCCCGACCGCGTCGGTCCGGAGCGCCTGTGCGCGATAGGTCTCCAGCGCGAGCGGGACGCCGATGGCCCCGACCAGCGGTGCCGTCGCGTGGCCGGCCGCGACGACGACCGCGTCCACCGTGTCGGTCCCGCTGGGCGTCTCGACCGTCCGGGGACCGGCCAGTGACACCTCGGTCCCGGTTCGAATCGCCGCCCCGGCGGCGCGGGCACGCTCGGCGAGAAACTCGACGGCCGCGTCCGGGTCCAGCAGCCCTGCGTCGGCCGCGATACCGGCGGTGACGACCGCCTCCGTGTCGAGCGCCGGGTAGCGGTCGGCCAACTCGGTGGGCGCGAGCCGCGAGACGGCCAGTCCGTGGGACTGCATCCGGTCGACCTGTCCATCGATAGCCGCGGCGTCGTCGGCGTCGCGAGCGAGCCAGACGTACGGGCAGTCGGTCAGGAGGCCCCACTCGCGGTACCGATCGATCGCGT
Above is a window of Haloarcula halophila DNA encoding:
- a CDS encoding ABC transporter ATP-binding protein; protein product: MSEDHGGFEGVRENVDGHPMVNLFGYATPYWLRLLAGILAAFCTRFARLVPPIVVAAAIDRVILNSGEPGLLTTAGLLPTGSITGEAARVAFLQRLVVIAAVAYLIRSVTRFVSRYLLQSTAQKIQRDLRDDTYDHLQHLSMDFFANHQTGGMMSILNSDINRLESFLNTEFRQLIRVVATVGGIAAVLYWHSPTLALIALAPVPIIGVASGYFLTWIEPRYRSIRRTVSRLNTRLENNLSGAPVIKAFDRYAFERKRVTEQSQTYHDEKVGALRIRRAFFAGLRLLTGVVFVGILYVAGMDFVTSAPGEAALQTGTFALFFLYLRRLYSPMRRVGKSANKYQLAKSSAERVFGLLGQAPTITDPEDPYRPDDIDGRVDFEDVTFGYDDDRPVVRNVSLSVPAGATVGLAGPTGAGKSTLLKLVPRFHDVDSGAVRVDGVDVREYALQSLRDDIAIVEQQPYLFSGTVAENIAYGDRTVLDGEADGDEAARERVREAARAAEAHAFVEDLPEGYDTQIGERGIKLSGGQRQRVAIARALLNDPEIIIFDEATSDVDTETEERIQESIERLVEDRTAFVIAHRLSTIQDADRIVVLDDGELAEQGTHTDLLAAGGDYADLWDAQADEGPVSADD
- a CDS encoding NAD(P)/FAD-dependent oxidoreductase, with the protein product MTVAVVGGGAVGLAIAGSLAERGATVTLYERDRLGSGTTGRAAGICYDAFADPVDAAVAGHAIDRYREWGLLTDCPYVWLARDADDAAAIDGQVDRMQSHGLAVSRLAPTELADRYPALDTEAVVTAGIAADAGLLDPDAAVEFLAERARAAGAAIRTGTEVSLAGPRTVETPSGTDTVDAVVVAAGHATAPLVGAIGVPLALETYRAQALRTDAVGATLPALYDATAEFYWRPQAESLLVGDGAHAATPEDWNPDADPSFVSGALERVADATTLSPTATRSWAGICTATPDRDPLVGAVAEGCSVATGWHGHGLMWAPAVGDHVASVVLGTASPLPEQFATRADPTRFDGDEAFDPLGDPTRDW
- a CDS encoding DUF429 domain-containing protein, with translation MNEGVLGVDFSGASAAGDALWVTEATPTPRGLRVDECYRASDRWGSDREAAHAGLRERITDDDIGTVGMDFPFSLPQTVLDAQCGGSWTGLLEWLGGSEGPNDPRSFSQRCRRTAEMAVEKRDVRRETDLRRGALCPYTNRTRSMTLYGVRDVLGRLAQRADTAVVPMQDETGETTTRVCEVYPAATFSWLGCYREGYKNVEGARDRRGANVDAISDCSVLVGAHRRQYLDNHDALDSLAAAVTTARVADGARPTPAGPVTEGCIHV
- a CDS encoding Hsp20/alpha crystallin family protein — its product is MIRELGETLENAVFENVGRASSRVQERKPLPADLLESDDAYLVVFDAPGATASDVQVRYVDDRVEVRIDRFRDFHDGFDMLFPGRGLSLDGSLTLPADAVVDAEAATATLKADGTLQVTVPKVEAEDTAPEDEEGATDDHDSDEGDDGDA
- a CDS encoding DUF7559 family protein; amino-acid sequence: MPATMEVVCTDDDCELDMFELHYTYDMPEDVGLADFACPYCGGVDCLEAIEL